CAGTTGCACACAGCTTGTAAAATGGCTGGTCTGTTCCAACACGTTGAGCTTCCATAACTATAAAAAAAGTAGAGAAACAACTTGCCAGGTTGATTGTGTTGAAGTGCGGGggcttctcttttgttttccattttaataCATGTCAacgtttttttatttgacagctGAGTCTTGTTCCCTTTCTTCTCTTAGTTTCTGCGAGACGTCCTGGACACACTCTTCTGTCTCTTAGATGACAACACTGACAAATATGGGCCACTGGTTTTCCAGTCACTGGTGGGCAAACAAAAGATGGAATTTTCCTCCTATATACAGCGAGTCACTGATATGTTTGTGGACGTGTGCTTAGGTGTTCATCATCAACCTGCTCAGGGACAGTCGATTCTACCACTTCAGACCTGTCATGGACTCCTACATTCAAAACCACTTTGCCGGAGCGCTGGCATACAAGTATGGTTAGATTTGCTTCGAACACACAACTGGCGCATCTGTGTTGAACAATCTGTCTTGGGATTGCAGAGAGCTCAtccgatgtctgaagtggtacATGGATCGTTCGGCCGAAGTGGTTCGCCAAGATCACATCCAGGAGGCCATGAGGGTAAAGAAGAGAAAATTCACCAAGAGATTTTGCCTCTTTATTTCCCCCtaatttcatcttttgaaatttGTCATCGTCCTCAGGCTCTGGAGTATCTTTTCAAGTTCATCGTCCAGTCTCGTATCCTGTATTCGAGGGCCACCTGTgggatggaggaggagcagtTCCGGGCCAGCATTCAAGAGCTGTTTCAGTCCATCCGCTTCGTCCTGAGCTTAGACAGTCGCAGCTCGGAGAACCTGGTGTTCACTCAGGTATGACCCTGGCGAGCGAACACGACCTAAGCACGCATCACTTTATGTACttcttgtttttgctttttcgTCTTCATAGTTTCGATTTATGTtctggtgatgttttttttgtgtttaatttttCTTCATACTTTATGTCACCTCCACACGTGCGGttgccccctgctgtcttgATCTTAGGGGGGTGATCAGCTCTGCATGTCTCTCCAACGCTGTCTTCCATCGCAGTAAGTTACAGCGCCCCCCTGTGTTGGTTCACCAATCcagcagaaacaaagaaaaggctTGCTGTAAATTGTCATAGCGATAAACTCATTGTTTTACTTATGTTCCACTAACATGGAGCTGTGACTGTCGTCTGTAATTGCAAGAGAAGTTCCGTCCTCTTATCAGTCCATCAATCCGCTGGTGTCTCTTTTCACCCTCAGGCTGCGCTGCTGAACAGCTTCCCTGATATCTTTGAtgagctgctgcagatgttcaCTGTTCAGGAGGTGGCTGAATATGTCAGGGGCACCCTGGGGAGCATGCCCAGCACAGTGGACATCGGCCAGTCCATGGATGTTGTCAAGCTGCAGTCCATCGCCCGCACGGTTGAGAGCCGCCTCTTTTTCTTCCCCGGTGAGCACAAACAAAAGCtatgacaaaatgaaataaactctggattaattgtgtttttttggggggcggtGGGTTGCTCAGAGTCTCGCAGTATCTTGCTGCCCGTCGTCCTGCATCATATTCACCTTCATCTACGGCAGCAGAGAGAGCTGCTCATCTGCTCAGGAATCCTAGGAAGCATCTTTTCCATCATCAAAACCAGCTCAATGGTACCACGGTGTTCATGTATGCTTTTATGATCTGATGCTGAACACACTCATGGTTGCTCACCAGGAGTCTTCAGTTCACGAGGAagtggagatgatggtggagagCCTCCTGGACGTGCTGCTGCAGACTCTGCTGTCCATCATGAGCAAGTCGCACTCAGTGGAGACATCAAGAGGACAACGCTGCCCCCAGTGCACCGCAGAGATCACCGTAAAGAGCTTTCTCTATTTTGCTCTTGGTTTCTACGCTGCCTTACTGACCAGAGGATCTGTGGCGTGTCCCCTTTGCTTGACTCAGGGAGAGTACGTTTCCTGCCTTCTCTCGCTGCTCCgacagatgactgagctccactTCCATCATCTACTCAACAACTTTCACAGCAAAGAGGAGCTGAAGGTAGGAGAGCTGCACAGGACACACACGCTCCTGCTCACTGCTGACCACCTACACTTCCCACTCAGGAGTTCCTGCTGAAGATCTTCTGCGTTTTCCGCAACCTGATGAAACTGACCATCTTCCCCCGAGACTGGAGCGTTATGAGGCTTCTGACTAGTCAGTGAGTATGAATCTGTGCTTTCTCTCCAGCGTGTTTGGAAAGGTAACAGTTGAAAACCAACTTTATACTTGAGCAATAAGTTAAAAACCCAACCATCTGATGCAAATGTATGCGATGATTTATGATGAATCAAGAATACGGACTGGACTCAAACTTCTGTGGAAGTTTTGAGAGTATTGCAGACAgcagggagaaagagaggagcaaaacagccagtgaggttcatggaagtggacatgaggaggagaggtgtgactagggaggatgatcaagatagaTTAAGGTGGAGGACTTGATGTGGTGGCGACCCCTGATGGCAAGTGACGAAAGAGGAAGTGAGTGGTGGGAGTGCAGTTGACCTGTGAGCTGTCAATAAAAGCagatttgaaatgtgtttgggGCTTTGAATGTGGCATGTCCAATTTGGTTGgatgaaatattattttcaacAGATATCTGTATCATATTTTtggtcaaatatatatatatattttttttttgcttgtatatgaatttaatgtattttctggatgaaacatttctttttccctGAAGAATATTCTGGATTCTAGATGTAGTTCAGTGGGACAGGATGCGAGTGATGACTCggcaaaatgaaaaatgcagcaCGAATGCAGTATGACTTTGGACTGAATATTTAATGACTGGTTATTGTCAAACTTATATTATCGCCGTGAGAAGAAAATGCCAGCAGCAAGCAAAATGTAATTATGGTGTCAAACTGTGACCTGGTGGATTTGACGTGTCTGCTCGGAATGTTCTGCTCCATGAAACATAAATGCTAATTTTAAACATTGAGCTGCATCACTTATTAATGTCTTTCTTCAATTTTGAATCGACCTGTTTAACGTGTCACCCCTCCACACACCACCTGACCTGTCCGACACACGGGTCTCTTTGACCTACAGGTCACAACAAGCCGTCACATTCCTGATGACACCAGTAGATAGCCGTCCATCACAGGATCAGATTCCCCAGATACCCCTTAGCGCCGCATGCTGGCAGCGACTTATTTTTGGCAGCTGGGGTGTTTTTGAAGATGACATTGTAAGTGTTTGTTGCGCTCTGTGCAGCATCATCGTCGTGACGACGCAGTTTCTCTCTCCGGCTCTGCACAAGAACTTCTCCGAAGCAGATTTTGACTTCAAGGTGTGTCTTGGCGAGAACCCTGAAGCCATGGTCTTTGTTTTCAAGCATCTGTTGTTTCATTCATTGGGTCTGTTTTCACTTGCTTTCCAGGTGTGGAATTCATTTTTCAGTCTCACTGTGCTCTACATCAACCAACCCAGTTTGCAGCTGGAGGCTCTGAGTCCcggaaagagaaagaaaatcctCGACAAGTAAAGGAACTCACTGGGATGTTGCATCGCAAAGCAGCAGTTCACTCTTTCCTCTTCTCATCTTAGACATGGAGATATGAGAGTCATGATGGCGTATGAGCTCTTCAGCATGTGGCAGAAATTAGGTATGAGTTTCGGTCATCTGCTGAAAAGAGAATGAAATAACAGCATCATCTCTGTTACCAAGGCGACAACAAGCCGCACTTCATCCCCGGCATGATGGGGCCCTTCCTGGGAGTTACTCTCGTCCCTCAAACGGAAGTCCGCAACATAATGATCCCCATTTTCCACGACATGATGGACTGGGAGCAGAGAAAAAACGGGAACTTCAAACAGGTCGGGGTGACACTGCGATATGTGAAAAGCGGACTTCTTGTGTAACAGAGTTTTGGCTTAACCGTGTGTGTTCTGTGCGTAGGTGGAGGCAGAGCTGATGGATAAGCTGGATAGCATGGTGTCAGATGGAAAAGGCGATGATAACCACCGAGAGCTCTTCAGCCTTTTGTGAGCCTCACACATGTTGGGTTTGTCTGTGGAGAGACGCACTGAACTAAtggctcttcttcttttttttgtccaggaCTCAGCTTTTCGGTCCTTATCCAAGGTGAGCCTGGCGAAAACCCTTCACAGGTTAGTCAGTAAAAACTGCTCTCTGCTGCAGCCTCCTGGAGAAAATCGAGCAGGAGACCTGGAGGGAGACTGGAATCTCGTTTGTCACATCTGTCACGAGGCTGGTGGAGCGACTGCTGGATTACAGGTACACCGACACGCTTAAGCcgacaaacgtctttttcatgCTTTAAAACGTTCACTTTAGGGACTGCATGAAAGGAGACGAGATGGAGAACAAGAAGATGGGGGGTTCGGTCAACCTCATGGTGAGAAagtgatacatttattttttaaataatccacTCATGAACGtctcattttttcatgtttgcaaTGGCTGCAGAATTTCTACAAGTCGGAGGTGAACAAGGAAGACATGTACATCCGCTACATCCACAAACTGTCCGACCTGCATCTGCAAGCTGAAGATTTCACAGGTTTGTTTGGGGAATTTCTTATTGCTTGAATCAAAATATTACTAAATAAAACCACAATCACGCATCTACCTTTTACATTCATGCTTTAATTTTAGCTCAAACTTTGATACATTTTTGGAGTTTTTTTGGTCACTGCTGCTTAAATATTCAGTGTCAGTAATATCTACTGAATCTACTGAACTGGCCCTGAAGCAGGCTATTGAGTTAGAAGTCATGGATTCAAATCCCACTGAGGCAAGGTCTTTGTTACTGGCTAGTTAATTGTAAGTAGCTGTACATAGTGTTTTACATTGTAATAATGTTGATTTCACCAAGAGTATAATTGATCTAAGAGACAGGTCACTGTCTCTAAATCAGAGTTAGTTTGGTTTTTCTGGGGTCCCAACTGAGCTGTCCCAACTCCAGActtctgtttattttgtcatcactAACTGTCATGTAAAATCCCTATCATATTGGGTATATCATGACAGACGGTCTGACGCACCATCTGCTCAGTAAAAGTGCTCCCAATATCCTGAAGGTATCGGATCAGATGACAAAAAAATCTGTACAACATCTGTGGCCTTGTGAGAAACAGTATCTCATGAGTGTGCACATTTGTTGGTGACCTTTCCTCTTGACAACAGAGGCAGCTTTCACACTGCTGCTATACTGGgagctgctccagtgggaggacCGGCCTCTCAGGGACTTCCTGCACTACCCCTGTCAGAGCGAGTGGCAGCGGAAAGAGAACCTGAGCCGCAAGATCCTGCACTACTTCAACAAGGGCAAGGTGAGAGCgtctacacacaaacacaggttgatctggaggagcagcagggggTCTGAATAAAAGTACAGATTCCTTGTAATAGGAAATAATTGTTGGATTGCTCCGCACTGCTCCCTCAGGTGAAaggacattattatttttttaaaaccatcAATTCCAGAATACCATGATGGCACAAGGCTCGTCTTTCTATCACAATTAGGTCAAATGTCTCCTTCAATGTGATTTACTTGTCAGAATCCCCCCTCTCTGGCTGGTGTTcttccattaaattaaattagcgGACTGATGCCTGTGCTTTTTGGAGGAGAACGTCCCAGGAGACCACATTGTTAACTCTTTGTCATCTAAGCTTTCTGGTGGTCTGGAAATGTGTGTCTTCTCCACCACGCTGAGATGTGATTATTTGTTGTGCTTTAGAGCTCAAGTGTCCTTGGTCGACATCTTCTTTCATCCAAGTGGTCACTGTTGCATTAGCtctgtgtctatatatatatatatatatatatatatatatatagacacaggATGATTCTAAAAAAAGATGCTTTGCACAGACAGAAGTCTTGAATCTGATGATGCTTTTACAACTAAAACTTAGTAGCGTGCTAAACTCAAACTTTGGTGAGGCCATGGAGTCGCCTTCTTCACGCTTGAAGCCCTCCTCTCGATAAAACTGCCCATATCCACAGTAATTTTCATTTGGCACGCAGTGAATTCACTCGGTCACCATGTTGTTGTGGAGTGCTTAATTCATTActtccggtcacgtgaccggaaCAGACTACAAAATAAAATCCTACCTCTCGATGGAAATGCCTattaaataaatccattttcatgcGTCTATGATCAGAAAATAGTGGATTTACTAGCGTTTTGAATGTTCTGTCATCCATTCGTCGCTGTGAGCTCTTGAACGTTGttgccacctgctgccctggTCTTTcccaaaatgaaatattaattagaatataaaatacttttctttttaattgcaACCTTAGATTACaacatgaatacattcagttgcCACTTTGAGGAGAATTTAAAGATTCTGAATGTTATTTTAGGCTCCCTGTTTTATGTAAAGGTACGGATGAATTGATGGAGGTGATTTGGTCTGACATGTGTGGGTGAAATTGATGCTATCCGTCCTCCTCTCTCACAGTGTTGGGAGTATGGAATCTCTCTGTGCCGTGAGCTAGCGTTCCAATATGAGACCTTATATGATTACCAGAGCCTCAGCTGGATCCGGGTGAGTCAAATCAACCTTCCACTGCATCTCCGTTACTCCTATTCCAGCTGAACAACGCCGATGTTTCCGACTAAAATGTTGTGATCTTGTGTGTcagaaaatggaggcagcgtaCTACGACAACATCATCGAGCAGCAGAGGATCGAACCGGAGTTCTTCAGAATGGGATTCTATGGCAGGAAGTTTCCATTCTTCCTCAGGGTAAGAATGGTGCCGCTAAATGGACAGAAAATAGTGGTGGAAAGACTATGAAATGAATTACCTTTCCATCATAAGTGTCTGTCAATAAGGGGAATGAAACAGGGATTATATTTAACTGTACCTGAAGCTCATAAAAATCGTGCCAACCGTTGCTGTACGCTATGGGAATCTGAACTTTAGAGCCAAAGCTGATATGATGcttccctcctcctcgtccCCAGAACAAGGAGTTTGTCTGCCGTGGTTATGACTATGAACGGCTAGAAGACTTCCAGCAAAGGATGCTGGGAGAATTTCCCCAAGCTATCGCCATGCAGCATCCCAACCAACCAGATGACACCATCCTGCAGAGTGACGCTCAGTGTATCCTTTTAAAATCACCTTTATTTCTGATAAAAAATAAGGATAGTGCCACATTTACGATAAGCACTTGATCTTGATCTCAGAACGGAAGATCAAACCTGCTGGAAGTGATCCCTCGCACTCTCGTTGGTGAATCCTTGACACTTGACTTTCAGACTTGCAGATCTATGCGGTGACTCCGGTGTCAGACATCTCTGATGTGCCTCAACTGGAGCGAGTGCCTGAAAGGATCAAGAGCTTTTACCGCATAAACAATGTCACCCGCTTCCATTACGACAGGCCTTTCCACAAGGGGCCCAAAGACCGCGAGAACGAGTTCAGGGTAAGTTGAAAGTGGACATGTCGCACTGTGGCCATTTTGTCTGGCAGATGCTCGTGAGACTTTGAGAATACAAAATTCCACCTTCTACTCTGCTGCTCGAGCCCCTTTTTACTGTGAATGTTGCATTTTCTTCCTCTAAACATCCCTCTTTTTCAAACCCACTAACTGTAGTAGGCCTTAATGACAATTATATTTTTCCTGCTATGTTGTTGCTTAAGCCTAGAATTTTACGAATAACGgtgaaattgtcttttttttctccggGCAATTTTGTTTTAACGACCGTTAAATTCTTCTCCCAAGGGCCCGCAGCGTAGTTTAAGAAGAAACAGCGGCACTCAGTGGTCATATGGTGGAGCTACAGCGTTATAGTCTTAATCgttctatttctatttttaaagcGCGAACTCACTATCATATTACATTAAGAAGATAAATtcattatatattgtttttatttttgtatcacTAGTCAGTGAACAAATATATCAGGATGTATTGAGTAAAACCCCAACATTTTCACCAGAAATTAATCATTCAAGTTACAAAACCATTCAGATAATTTGGCTGCAATTcacagtaaaaaacaaaacaaaacatatatgtCCTTATCTGGCGGGAGACAGAGCCCAATTGTTTCAGTCCTTCCTTGTGTACAGCGCTGACATCACATCCTGGAGCCTCCACCGGTGATAATGAATGTGCCAAGCGTTCTGTGAGGCAGAATCCTCCTCGTGGTCCTGCGAGGTTAATTTGTTCATCTAAATGACTCACTCGcctctgacaaactcaccaAGCTCAGCCAGCAACACCATCTCAAATTACTATTTAATTTTCCTCTCATTTTTTCCCCTCCGTCGGAGTGTTTGTTGTCATGAATATTCATGCTGTTATGACTCACAAAGAGAACAACACACTCTTGTCTCAGCCGCTGACACGATCACTGAAAGGTTGCAGACAGTTTGACATTTTATTCctaactgtgggaggaaaccagagtgccaaagGGAAACCCAGTGTACTCGCCTGACTAGCAAAAACTAGACCTCTTAGTCAGCAGTTCTCTGTCCCCAATAAGAGCCGGACTTCTCGGCGTCGTCCCCAGCAACACAGTGACCCACATCTGAATTCTGGACACATCAGACTCCCCACTCTCTCTCCAGTGATCTGACCTGCTTCTGGCTGAAGTGCAGCGCTGCCTAGTCACGCGAACCTTTTCTCCACTTCACAGAGCCTGTGGATCGAGCGCACCGCCCTGATCCTCTCCCGCCCTCTCCCTGGAATCTCCCGCTGGGCTGAGGTGGAAAGGCGAGAAGTGGTGAGGAGCAGCAACGTCCCTGCCATCGTCGTACAtttgtgacacaaacacaccgaCTGCTTTCATGCCTGGGTGAACTCTGACCTCCAGGTGGAGGTGAGCCCACTGGAGAACGCCATCTACGTGGTGGAGAATAAAACCCAGGAGCTCCGGACTCTGATAAGCCAGTACCAGCACCGGCAGCACCACGGCAACATCAACCCACTCAGCAtgtgtctgaatggagtcatcGACGCCGCAGTGAACGGAGGCATCGCCAGATATCAGGAGGTAGAGATGACGACAGCGGAGCGTGACACAGCGATTGCTCATCATCTGTTGTCTCCTCCTCAGGCATTTTTTGATAAAGACTACATCAGCGGTCACCCGGAAGACACGGAGCGGATCACACACCTGAAGGACCTCATGCAAGAACAGGTCCGATCAACCGGCTGGCCTGCTCCGTCAGGAACCAATTCAACTCCTTTGCTGTTTTCAGGTTCACATTCTAGGGGTCGGCCTCGCTGTCCACGAGAAACTGGTGCACCCGGAAATGCGCCCGCTGCACAAGAAACTGGTGGACCAGTTCCACATGATGAGAACAGGGCTGCACCACGTGAGTGGAGGAAACACCAGCAGCGGCTGTGATCAGTGTAAATATTCAGAGCAGTATATCTTTGGGGCTCAGGGCGTGCCGGGCGTCGATCGATTCAGCCCCGCGGGGTGCGCCGGGGTCAACTCTCCGAGGGGCATCCTGTCGACCCACAACAACCACATGAGCCCGGAGAGCATGAGGCTGATTCACCGACACAGGTGGGTGGGAGGAGCCTGTTCTGGCTCCGGGATGATTGGCTCACTTTTGTCTGTCCTGCAGCCCACTGAACTTACAAGGTTCCATCCGCCACTCCTCGTCCTCCCTTTCGTCTCACACCTCCAGCGAGGCAGGAAACCTGGTGATCATGACCGATGGTCTGATGGGGGAGCACCCGGAGGAGGGCATACACATGCAGGTGAGAGCTGAAGCCTCATTAAACATGGATGACTGTGAGTCCTAAATGTCAAAATTCAACTTCCAGCCGAGCCCTTCGTCCTCCAGCCTGAGCTCAATCCGCTCCAACTCCTCACAGGTTGTCAACTCGGCGCCCTCTAGCGCCAGAGGTAAGCAGCGCGGCTGCGCCACGCCAACCTGTTCAGACACTGAGAGTCGTCTCCTCCACGCTCAGGTTCTCCGTCCTTACCTGACAAGGCCAAACACAACCGGGAAGTGATGATCCTGCTCCCGTCGCACAGAGAGAGAGCCAACAACTCCATGTATTACAACAACATGGCTGAGAACGGACAGGTAGACACAGGTTTCAATTTATCTACTATTTTTCTTCACAGCTATGTATTAAATCTTTCATtatctgaacattttttttacaatatattaGGAAAACGTTTTCTAAATATAAtactatatataaatatgacTTAGAATTGTGAGTTAGCTTTTAATTTTACCCCACATTTTtgctcattcattttaaatatatctATTAAATATTGTTTCACAATATTTTCCTCCTTAAGTGAAGTATTTTTCATGTCCATCACTTTTCAGTCTTGTGTTGGAGCTGTTGTAATCATTCTGCAATTAGTCAATATGTTCACGCGGCTTTACTTTAATTAAAACGTCCATCTGggctgaatgaaaacatttttttctatttttttttactattttcaaTTAAAGTCTATCGAGGcagctgctgtggaggttcaGGAATCCAAATTAAATGTTGGGTTGAGTTTCGTAgctcttctttctttttgacTTGCTGCCGcacctctagggggcgctagaGGGTCTGACATGCTGCAGTTTGGGGAGCCATGGAGCAGCCTGTGTGAATgtcagtctttgttttgtttgatgcatTCGACATTTCAACTGGAAGGAAGGAATGTCTCgttgtttcctcccactgtgtcAGTTAAAACAGTAACAGTGTTCTGTAAAGCAAATGCCCCTAGAAGAAATGAATGTGAGTGATGTTTCCATTATAGAACAACCACATGCAGCGTGCCTTACTACAACAAGTGAGCCCATGTAAGCCGTGCGCCGACCCTCACGTGACCCTGCCGGAGAAAGGTAACAAGGTTTCGCTGCCGACTGAGGGAGATGTTTCCTCATGTGTTGACGTGTTCACCGCCAGCTGGGTTCCCCAATGCTCCGAGTAGCTGGAGCCTGGATGGAGAGAACCGGGATCAGATGACCTACATCCCATCCTCAGCTGGAGGGGTGATGCCGCCCGTCCCCCCGCGCTCTTTCCCTCCAGGTACTTCAGGTTACAGCCCAGCTAAAGGACACTTTGTCATAGATAACAcagctcctcaccctcctcccttCTTCCCCTGCTAGGAAACTTCCTGATGCACTGTGATGCGTTTCACCACCAGAACAGCGACCCTCCCCCTGCACTTCCTGTCCGCTCCCTTAGAAAGGTAAACAGGACAACATTCTTTTGAATTGGACTGAAAAACATTGTACCTGGCTGCTTCATCCATAATGTACTATTGAAGCAGCTAATCCTGTTTGGGCCGtggtttttttcttccttttttaacatgttttattgaataTATTACGCACCAACACATTTCAATTGTTTATCTTTTCTGTAAAGCGATTTTTAGTCCTCGGTCCTTGAAGCCAGTGAGCAAGTCTCAGTTTGGTTTCTCTTGCATGTCATTGCTGTCCTTTACTTGCTTCAAAGAAAAAGTTCAGGAGGTGAGCCTTGATGTTTTTGAATGACATTGGGATCCCTTAGTGACCCAAAACAAGAGGCGACTTTATTGACTGAAATATACAATTGGATAGGTGCGTGACCCACTTTGCGACCCACTTTTGGGCCACCTTCATGTGAGCGTGTACCTCTGTTTGCAGTCTCCCCTCCACCCGATCCCCGGCTCCCCCACCAGCCCCCAGTCCGCTCTAGGGGGCAGCAACTCCACTCTGTCGGGCAGTGCCAGTAGCGGTGTGTCCTCTCTGAGTGAAAGCAACTTCGGCGGTCAGTATCCAGATCCCGGCCCCATCCGGAACGATGCTCTGGAACCCCTCCCGAGTCACCTCTGGTCCCCTCCGGACGAGTACCTGCCGTCCCCGTACCTGCACATCCACTACGGTGGACAAGAAATGGACTCCATGGACCCTGTTCGGCCCTTCCACTACCGCAGCCCGACGTCCCACCCGCACTCACACCAGCACCCCCACGCTCACGCCCATCCCGGTATGGACAGCCACCCCCACGGAGCCCACCATCACGCCCCCACTCACGGCCCTCATCACATCACGTACCGAAGATCTCAGCCCCCGTCAGTGCCGGCCAAGCCCTACCTGAGGGAGGGTTGCATCccggaggaggagctgcagcctCAGCCCATCCCGCTCCCTCGGAGGATCTTCCACTCCCCTCACGGCCACAGGGAGGAGCAGGTGAAGCACGCCTGGGAGCAGTGCATCAGCGAAGAGCACGAGGAGGCGCAGTGATCCCAACCACACTTTGATTTCTGTCCACCATTTGTCTGgagtcaacaggaagtgacaagaTGAGGGACAGAAATCAACCGCACTGCCGACACAGAAGCCTCGAGAAAAATGACGCGCAAGACGACATCGTGTGAACTGAATATTGATTGTACACAACTGTACAATTTGTCTGTAAGCATGtttttacgtttcatttaatgATACTCCAACAGCAGTCTGGTGAAACTTTAGTTTCTTCAAGCAACAGAAAGAAACCTCACGGCGACTTCCCGTCGGAAGGCTTCGTTTTGTTCCTTCCCTTGAAGACACTGTTAAGTGCTGCTTCAGAGCGAACCATATCAGATATCAGCCGGCATCTCAAGGGACGTCCAACTGTTTTCCATCCGTACGGCGAGTATGGAAACCCACGTGAATGTATTCCGATATTTCCTTTGCGTCGTCAGAGGAGAGTGGCAAACCTCCTGCTGTCACGTGATCCGTAAAGACCGAACTCTCCGCCTGAACACGACCccgcttctcctctctctctttctggtcTTATTTGCTTCTCTGAATGGGTCTAAGGCCGCGGGCAGCCGGTACGGACGCCCGCTCAGAAAGCATCGGACTCGCCTACCTGCCTTAAGTGCAATCAAACGACCTCTCATTCGGACATGCTTCTCCAGTGACGGTCCTGTCAGAGTATAAACCTGCCTCGTGGTGTTTTGTATAATTTCGTCCTGCTTTAGTTCCAGACTGTCGTCCGTATCGCTAATACTCCTGACTCAGCTGTTTTTCCATTATGAAGTTAGAGAAGAGGGTTTCAAGGAGCTAATAACAGACTGGAAGGATATAGCTAATACTTTCACCTATTACTTGATTTACTGGTCTTTTTTGCAGGTGGACGCTTTGTGTTATTGTACATCAAGTTGTCAGCGGACTAGACAACATCTATTTTTGTATGTGAGATCATCAGTTGTGTGAGCATTTATCAGAGACGGTTAGGGGACGGGGGTGGGGCTACTGACCAGGGTGCTGCGAAACAATGCGCCTGAGCTTCGATATAGACACTATTGTTGGATTGGTGGGTCAACTCTATAGGTACAATAGAATTTTTCAATGTAAATTCTGTTATTGTACATATGGCAGTATTGTGAAATATTTTTGAGAATTATTGCAGATGCCCTGGAAACACAGTTTATTGTCGTTTTGTGTATATACATGTACTCCACAGATCAATGTAATTGATGAATATCTATATTCAGTGTTTGCAAAAGGAAA
This portion of the Synchiropus splendidus isolate RoL2022-P1 chromosome 18, RoL_Sspl_1.0, whole genome shotgun sequence genome encodes:
- the dock3 gene encoding dedicator of cytokinesis protein 3; the protein is MWIPTEEEKIGVVICNFRSPICQALVLEIGETVQILEKSEGWYRGFSTKKPSIKGIFPVSYVHLKKSTVTNRGLCETVVPLEDPIITETTSTLQEWGVLWKQLYVKHKVDLFHKLRHVMTELIDLRRQLIQGHLAQDQTREIKRHITVRLDWGNEHLGIDLVPRKEFEMVDPDQISVSELYKLHVSSRHCGQQSTNQGDSVRQRHGDSCRVPVSHHLFINLKSFTYNSISEDADVFFSLYDTREAKQISEKFMVKLNKNGGPKNPEKVDRLCALFTDLSSKDLKRDLYIVAHVLRTGRMLLNDSKKGPPHVQYRRPYGCAVLAMSDVFHTITDLKEEKDFVLKVYTCNNENEWYQVHENIIRKSNTKYSAPSTNYGLIISLQLLRGELEQIRRENQAVFNRALALTRKLGFPDVILPGDNRNDLYLTLERGEFERGGKSVQKNIEVTLYVLYADGDTLKDCISLGCGEPNTSEYRSFVLYHNNSPRWSEMVKLPIPIDRFRGSHLRFEFRHCSTKDKGEKKLFGFAFTPLMREDGTTLSDEIHELYVYKCDENATFSNQGLYLSLPCCKEDFNSCPNLPANLPFQRSPKETFWVSTILCSTKLTQNVDLLALLNWKAHPDRVLDILGRLRQISGEEIVKFLRDVLDTLFCLLDDNTDKYGPLVFQSLVFIINLLRDSRFYHFRPVMDSYIQNHFAGALAYKELIRCLKWYMDRSAEVVRQDHIQEAMRALEYLFKFIVQSRILYSRATCGMEEEQFRASIQELFQSIRFVLSLDSRSSENLVFTQAALLNSFPDIFDELLQMFTVQEVAEYVRGTLGSMPSTVDIGQSMDVVKLQSIARTVESRLFFFPESRSILLPVVLHHIHLHLRQQRELLICSGILGSIFSIIKTSSMESSVHEEVEMMVESLLDVLLQTLLSIMSKSHSVETSRGQRCPQCTAEITGEYVSCLLSLLRQMTELHFHHLLNNFHSKEELKEFLLKIFCVFRNLMKLTIFPRDWSVMRLLTSHIIVVTTQFLSPALHKNFSEADFDFKVWNSFFSLTVLYINQPSLQLEALSPGKRKKILDKHGDMRVMMAYELFSMWQKLGDNKPHFIPGMMGPFLGVTLVPQTEVRNIMIPIFHDMMDWEQRKNGNFKQVEAELMDKLDSMVSDGKGDDNHRELFSLLTQLFGPYPSLLEKIEQETWRETGISFVTSVTRLVERLLDYRDCMKGDEMENKKMGGSVNLMNFYKSEVNKEDMYIRYIHKLSDLHLQAEDFTEAAFTLLLYWELLQWEDRPLRDFLHYPCQSEWQRKENLSRKILHYFNKGKCWEYGISLCRELAFQYETLYDYQSLSWIRKMEAAYYDNIIEQQRIEPEFFRMGFYGRKFPFFLRNKEFVCRGYDYERLEDFQQRMLGEFPQAIAMQHPNQPDDTILQSDAQYLQIYAVTPVSDISDVPQLERVPERIKSFYRINNVTRFHYDRPFHKGPKDRENEFRSLWIERTALILSRPLPGISRWAEVERREVVEVSPLENAIYVVENKTQELRTLISQYQHRQHHGNINPLSMCLNGVIDAAVNGGIARYQEAFFDKDYISGHPEDTERITHLKDLMQEQVHILGVGLAVHEKLVHPEMRPLHKKLVDQFHMMRTGLHHYIFGAQGVPGVDRFSPAGCAGVNSPRGILSTHNNHMSPESMRLIHRHSPLNLQGSIRHSSSSLSSHTSSEAGNLVIMTDGLMGEHPEEGIHMQPSPSSSSLSSIRSNSSQVVNSAPSSARGSPSLPDKAKHNREVMILLPSHRERANNSMYYNNMAENGQNNHMQRALLQQVSPCKPCADPHVTLPEKAGFPNAPSSWSLDGENRDQMTYIPSSAGGVMPPVPPRSFPPGNFLMHCDAFHHQNSDPPPALPVRSLRKSPLHPIPGSPTSPQSALGGSNSTLSGSASSGVSSLSESNFGGQYPDPGPIRNDALEPLPSHLWSPPDEYLPSPYLHIHYGGQEMDSMDPVRPFHYRSPTSHPHSHQHPHAHAHPGMDSHPHGAHHHAPTHGPHHITYRRSQPPSVPAKPYLREGCIPEEELQPQPIPLPRRIFHSPHGHREEQVKHAWEQCISEEHEEAQ